The Natronosalvus halobius genomic interval GCCACGATCCGTCACTGTCGTAGCCAAACGAAACGACTCTCATGTGTTGTGATCGTGGAGTGTGCGACCTGGACATGGTGTTCTGTCTCTTACTCTGCTTGCTAGAACGGTAATGAGTGACCGATCAGCAATGGGTAGGTGGAGATTGGAATGCGCCTCCGCCCTTCAGCGGGCGATGAAAGACTTAACCAACGTGCCGATCCTCTTTGCCGGACTGTTGGTTAATACGGTTTCGGTTTAGCCTCGATCGAACCTAATACTCCATTATCACTCCTTACCTATGGAAAACCCTGCTCCGAATCATCTGTATCTCGATATCGACGACCTTTGTATCCGCAATCAGGACAATCAAACCACAATCAAGACAATCAAACCAACTTTACAACTCGCTCGCTTGCTGACCATCTCGTCGATCTCCGAACCCGGTGATTTTCTCACACAATACGTACCTTTACTATGTGTGTGATGAGCGTATAGGGCATGCTGGACGAATTCGATTTTGAACTATTCCAAGAATTGACGGCAGCTACCGGCCCCGTGGGATACGAAGATGCAGTCCGAGACATCGTCGAACGAGAACTACGAGAATCGACCGACGAAGTCCGCAGGGATGCGATGGGGAACGTCGTTGGAACGATCAACGGCGAGTCCGATTATCGTGTGACCGTCGCCGCCCACACGGATGAGTGGGGATGGATAGTCGAACGAGTAACCGACGATGGGTTCCTTAAACTGAAGATTCTCGGCGGTACGAATCCCAGCACCGCCCGATCCCAGCGAGTTACCGTCAAAACACAAACGGAGGAGCTGATGGGGATTATCGGAGCGGTGCCGCCGCACATGCTCGAAGAAGAGGATCTCGATATGACCCCGGACAAACGACGCCAGGACGTCTGGGACGTTGAAGACGTCTACGTAGATCTCGGCCGATCGGTCCAGGAAGTTCGCGATCGCGTTTCGCCTGGTGACGTAGTCACGCTCAAGCAGGAAACGGTTAAAATGGGGGACTACGTCACTGGTAAAGCGTTCGACAACCGTGCACTGGTCTTCGCGATGCTCGAAGCGGCTCGCCGAATCGAAGATCCTGCGGTGACGATCGACTTTGCGGCGACCGTCCAGGAGGAAGTCGGACTTCGGGGGGCGGAGGCTCTTGCATCTGATCTTGATCCGGACCTGGCGATTGCACTTGATATCACCCTCGCAACCGATCAACCTGAGTACGATGAAGACGATCACATTAGCGAAACCGGGGCTGGAACGGCAATCAAAGTGATGGACCGACGGACACTGACGAATCCGAAGGTCTATCGCCGCATGCAACGCGTTGCCGAAGCAGCGTCTATCCCCTACCAACTAGAACTCCACTCGTCTGGCGGAACGGATGCAGGCGCGTTCCAGAACGGACAGGGAGCGACACCAGTTGGGGCAATCTTACTCCCAACTCGAAATATACACTCGGACACAGCTAGTGCCCATATAGACGACGTCTCGGCGACGATCGATTTGCTGACGGAGTTTTTGGCTACCGAGGAGGGTGACGAATACATTCTGTAATTGAAATCCGCGAACGGTTTGTCAGAGTCGCGATCCAACGGGGGTCCACAGGGTGTTCTGCCCCGTACCGTCGAAACCTCGAAGGCTCGTTTACGCTCATCCGAGGATCTTGCTACCAGATGATAATTCGGATCAGAGTTGGTAACCTCCTTTTGGTTCCTGATTCCCTCACAGGTTTCGACGGCTGCTGGGGCAACCAAATGTTGCAGGTAGATCATGGGTTGGTCGTTATTCCGTCGACCCATCTCCCATACGCACAGTATTCTTTGGCGTTACTCACCGGGAATACGTTTTTGAGTTGATTATGGCCACCTCTACCTGGATGGTTGAGTAAAAACTATGTGGTGAGAGAACTCTTTCCAAATGTATGTCAAAGGGTAGCCATCCATATATGCCAAATTCCTCTGAGGAAATAAAAGAGGAGATGCTGAACACGATTGGGGCTGAGACTATTGAAGAATTGTATGAGCAAATCCCAACTGAACTCCAGTTCCATGGCGATTTCGACCTCCCGTCCGCAAAAGGCGAACTCGAACTAAAAAGACAGGTCGAAGAAATCCTCTCGGAGAACAAATCGTGCGACGAAAACCTCAATTTCAGGGGCGCAGGCTGCTGGCAACATCACGTTCCGGCCGTCTGCGATGAAATCTCCGAGCGACGAGAGTTCCTGACCTCCGAGTGGGGATCGCCCGAATCCGATCAAGGGAGGAACCAAGCCTGGTTCGAGTTTTGCAGTCAGCTCGGCGAACTTCTGGAACTCGACGCGGTTGGGATGCCAGTCTACAGTTGGGGGAATGCGGCCGGCTTCGCGATTCGTATGGCCCACCGATTGAACGGCCGAACTCAAGTCCTCGTTCCGGAGACGATCGGTCCAGAGCGACTCGAGGTCATCGAAAATTACCGACGGCTCGCAGGGAGCGACGATGATCTTACGATCGAAACGGTCGCATATGATCGTGAAACGGGCCGGATGAATGTTGACGAGTTATCAGAGAAGTGCTCGACGGAAACGACGGCTGTCTACTATGAGACACCGACGTATCTTGGGACGATCGAGTCACAGGCGAGCGAAATAGCGGCGATTGCTCACGAAAACGGCGCGGAGTGTATTGCCGGCGTTGATCCGATCACTCTCGGAATTCTCGATACACCGGCAAACCACGGCGCCGACATCGTGGTCGGGACCACGCAGCCACTGGGTGTGCACATGAACGCCGGAGGGGGCTGCAGCGGGTTCCTCGCGACCCGAGACGAAGAAGCGTACGTCGTCGAGTATCCGACGCTCTTGTTGAGCGCCACTGAGACGTCCCGCGAGGGTGAACTCGGGTTCGCATTTATGCCGGAGCAGATCGGCCGATCGTCATACGGTGAACGAGAAGAAGGAAACGATTACACCGGCACTTCAGTCTTCCTTTGGACCATCCGGAACGCGGTCTATCTATCGCTGATGGGTCCGAAAGGGTTCAAGGAGGTAGGCGGTCTCATGATCGAACGCGCTCACTATGCTGCAGACAAGTTGTCCGCTATCGATGGAGTGACTATCGAGCTATCTTCTGAATTTTTCAAGGAGTTTCTGGTCAACTTTGATGATACCCAGCAGACTGCCGAGGAAGTAAATGCGGCACTCCGTGATCGCGGTATCTTCGGCGGACACGTGGTCTCTGACGAGTTCCCGGAATTGGGCGATAGCGCACTCTACTGTGTCACTGAAGTGCATACCAAGGAGGATATCGATCAACTGACGACTGCGATGCGTGAGGTGATCTCGACATGAGTCAACAAAAAGACGAACCTGAAATGGGCGACGAAGAGACCCCCGAGTGGGCGCAACTTAGCGAACTCAAGGGAGCACGAGAAGGCCAACGCGGTGGTCTCGTTCGAGAGTATCAAGCGCAGACGTGGGACGAGCCGCTTATCTTCAACATGGGTCGAGAGGGTCGTCGAGGGATCGTTTTTCCCGAGTCGGAACCCGAAGTAACGGATACGGTTGGTGAATCAACTTCGTACGTTCCTGACGCCGTCCGCCGAGAGTCAGAACCAGAGCTGCCGGAAGTTTCGAAGCCGTGGGTACTTCGCCACTATCTTCATCTTTCACAGGAGACGCTCGGGTTCACGAACCTCAGCCCCTGGGGCACCTGTACGATGAAATATGCGTCGAAGTTGGGCGAACAGATAGAAAGTCAGCAACTCGCGGATTTACATCCGTTGCAGGACGAAGAGACGCTACAAGGTGTGCTGGAGATCGTCTACGAACTCGAACAGTACCTGAAGGAACTCACTGGAATGGACCGGTTCTCCTTCCAGGCGGCGAGTGGAACACAGTCCGCGTTCGTGTTTACGTCCCTCCTTCGAGCGTACCTCGAAGACAGGGGCGAATTTGAACAACGAAACGAGGTGATAACGACGCTGTATACACACGCCTGCAGCCCTGCGACAGCCAACGTGTCAGGGTTTGACGTCATTACGCTCCAGCCAGGCGATAACGGATACCCACCGACCGAAGCCCTCAAAGAGGCGGTATCCGATCGAACGGCCGCACTGATGGTCGTAAACCCCAACGACCTCGGAATCTACAACCCAAACATGAAAGAGTGGGTTGACATTGTTCACGATGCCGGTGGACTATGCTTCTACGACCAGGCGAACTTCAATAGTACGATGGGAATTTCGAGAGCCGCGGACATCGGGTTCGACGCATCACAGTACATGCTCCACAAGACCTTTGGAAACCCGAAAGGCGGTCTCGGCCCTGCAGCTGGCGCGTTCGGCTGTACGGAAGAACTGAGTGAGTTCCTTCCGAGCCCCGTCGTCACCTACGACGGCGAGACGTACCTGCTCGACGAGGATCGTCCGAAGAGCATAGGAAAGGTGCGTGAATTTTGGGGGAACATTCCTCTCCTGGTGAAGGCTTATATGTGGATTCACGCGATGGGTGGCGACGGGATCATCGAGGGTAGCCACCTGTCGGTTCTTGGGAACAATTATCTCGACACGCTCCTTGAGGACGTTCCGGGTCTCTCGAAATCCGTCGAAGACCTGTCACAGCACCGCATGGAAATGACTCGGCATTCGTGGGGGAAGCTTCACGAGGACACGGGCGTCAGCACCATTGACATCCGACGGCGATTGACCGACTTCGGAATCGACGCCTATTGGATGAGTCACGAGCCGTGGACCTATCCCGAGCCGTTTACGCCCGAGATGGGAGAGATGCACTCAAAGGAGAACATCAAAACGTACGCGGAGGCAATCAGGCGAATTGCCCTGGAGGCCTATTCGGAGCCCGAGAAGGTCAAAAACGCCCCACACAACCAGTCGAAACGACGAGTGGACGAAGCACGGATCAACGATCCCGATCAGTGGGCCCTCACGTGGCGAGCTTTCAAGAAAAAGTTCCCAGAATGGGGTGAATCGAACTAATCTCCGACTGAGAGCTTGGTCCACGATGACGTCGATTAGGGCACGACCATCGATTGCGGATGGACATTGACGGCACCATCCCAGTCCTGGCTGGTCATATGATCGTCGAACGCGAATCGTTATACACGGCCGGTCGAAGCTCAATCATTTTCGTTGAGGTTGTATTTCATAATCCGGGCGTGACGCTCCGAATTCCGTTCGAGTCCGTATACCGGTCCAGACAGAACATCGGCCCCCGAAATCGCCTGCTCGATCGCTCGATAGTCCGCATCGGTCAACGAGAAATCGAGCGTTCGACGAATATCAGCGAGGTGTGTGGTGTCGCGCGCACCGACGATTATCGAACACACCCGTTCTCGTTCGAGGACGAACCGATTCGCCACGTTCGCGATCGAAACCCCGCGGCGCTCTGCGATTTCGGAAAGCGTCTCCAGCAACGCCTGAAACCCTTCCCATTCGACCGAATCGTCGATGATGAGTTTGTATTTCGTAAGCGACCGATTCTCGAGGGGGACGTTGGGCACCTCCATCCCGAGATAACGGTCAGTTAAAAAACCACCAGCCAGCGTGCCATAACACAGTAGTTCGATATCGTATTTGTGGCAGAAATCGACCATCGAATCGGCCGGCCGGCGATCGAGAAGCGAGTACTGAACCTGGTTACTGACGATGGGTATCCCAGCTGCCATGAGTTCCTCCAGATGTGGCGTATCGAAGTTCGTGACGCCTATATGTCGAATTTTCCCCTCCTCACGGAGGTCATCGAGAATCGATGCGGTTTCGACGTAATTATCGACGCTATAATCCCACCAATGAAACTGTACGAGATCGAGTGTATCGACGCCAAGACGGGCTCTCGATCGGTCGATAATCTGCTCGACATCGTCCCGAGAAACAGTATCCAGCGCGTTTCGATCGGGAACGTACTTTGTATGGACTTGAACGGGCGGAGCTTCGTTTCGTCTTCGCCGGTACTCATCACGAAACTCGCCGATTAGTTCTTCGACGCCGGTATAAATGTCCGCACAATCGAACGTCGTGATTCCGGCGTCGACAAATTCGAACATATCTTCGACCGGCGTTGAACTAGTATTGTCGCTGTGGCTCTCCGCGAGCTGCCATCCGCCCTTGAGAACTGGTGAAATTGAATACCCTTTGGTCAACTCATGTTTCATGAAGTGGAGTTCATTCCGAACGCACTTACCTATATTGTCCGTGTAGCGGCTTCATTGCACGACGGGTGACTACGTACGGTTCGTTCCGGAAACGTCACTGTGGCTAAACGTTCGCTCTCGGGTTCGCGTAATTTCGAACCGGCCACCGACGTTGGGATCGGGGCCTGAAACGATCGTATCCGTCGTCATCCAATCGTTGTCGTGCGTTTTACGTTGTTTGGCGGGTAGCAGTGGGAGCAACGATGAGAGCGCATACAGCGAGAAGGATTGTCCCTCCGGGAAAACGAGTTCTTCCCCGTGGACTTCGAAATAATCACCAACCTCGTAGCTCGCTACGTCCTGACCACGAATTTCAACGCACTCAACGCGAAGATCGTACAGCGTGAATTCATCATCTCGTTCCGTCATTATTTGCTCTGTGGCGTGTATGACCACCGAGGATAAAGAGTATGGGTTTGATCGTCCGCTGGTGATTCTGAACCAGAGTTCGGCGATGCCATGCAATCCTCGTCAGAAGACCGTGAGACAGGATGCCTCTATTTGCCATCATCCTAAGCGCTACACTCACCCGATCCCCTTCGTTCTTTCTTGATAGCACGGAACGACGAAGCAAATATGTCTTCGTGCATCACCTGACCTGTAGTTCAGATCGTACCCTCGTTATATGGTATCCGTTGAACTGCGTTCCGCGTCACTTATCCATCATCGTTTAGAGTGAATTGTATGGATATCGGCCACGACCTCGATACGTTCGAATCCCGTCGTTCGACAGTTTACGCACCAAATGGTGTCGTCGCGACGAGCCAGCCCCTCGCCGCAAGCGCTGGCCTAGCGGCACTCCGAAACGGCGGCAACGCATTCGACGCCGCGATTTCGGCAGCAGCCGCTCTCAATGTCGTTGAACCGACGAGTACGGGCATCGGCGGGGATGCCTTCGCGTTGTATCGGACGGCCGATGGTACTGTCGGCGGGATTCGTAGTTGTGGTCACGCCCCAGCCGACGCGACAATCGAGACCGTCCGAACTCGTTTGGCTGTCGAAACGAACACGGAGACCGACTCGGTGACGATGCCTGAACGAGGGCCTCACACTGTTACTGTCCCAGGAACGGCACGCGGATGGGAGCTCATGGTCGAGCGGTTCGGTCGTTTGTCGCTCTCAACAGTGCTCGAACCTGCCATCGAGTACGCTTTCGGAGGCTATCCCGTCTCGGAGACGATCGCCAGCTACTGGACTGGCGCTGAAGAACTGTTCGAGGACGCGAACGCTCGCAAGGCATACTTATTCGACGGACAGGCTCCGAAACCGGGTGAAGTCGTCCGTCTCGAAGCGCTTGGACGAACGCTTCAAACGATTGCCGAGGAGGGGGCGGATGCCGTTTACGAAGGAGAAATCGCCGATGCTATCGTAGATGCAATTCAGTCACGGGGCGGACTGCTATCGAAGTCGGACCTGGCTTCCTTCAGCCCGGAACTGATCGATCCAATCAGCACGTCCTATGGCGGTGTCGACGTGTTCCAACTCCCGCCAAGCAACCAGGGAACAATCGCACTCGAGGCGTTGAA includes:
- a CDS encoding M42 family metallopeptidase, which gives rise to MLDEFDFELFQELTAATGPVGYEDAVRDIVERELRESTDEVRRDAMGNVVGTINGESDYRVTVAAHTDEWGWIVERVTDDGFLKLKILGGTNPSTARSQRVTVKTQTEELMGIIGAVPPHMLEEEDLDMTPDKRRQDVWDVEDVYVDLGRSVQEVRDRVSPGDVVTLKQETVKMGDYVTGKAFDNRALVFAMLEAARRIEDPAVTIDFAATVQEEVGLRGAEALASDLDPDLAIALDITLATDQPEYDEDDHISETGAGTAIKVMDRRTLTNPKVYRRMQRVAEAASIPYQLELHSSGGTDAGAFQNGQGATPVGAILLPTRNIHSDTASAHIDDVSATIDLLTEFLATEEGDEYIL
- the gcvPA gene encoding aminomethyl-transferring glycine dehydrogenase subunit GcvPA; protein product: MSKGSHPYMPNSSEEIKEEMLNTIGAETIEELYEQIPTELQFHGDFDLPSAKGELELKRQVEEILSENKSCDENLNFRGAGCWQHHVPAVCDEISERREFLTSEWGSPESDQGRNQAWFEFCSQLGELLELDAVGMPVYSWGNAAGFAIRMAHRLNGRTQVLVPETIGPERLEVIENYRRLAGSDDDLTIETVAYDRETGRMNVDELSEKCSTETTAVYYETPTYLGTIESQASEIAAIAHENGAECIAGVDPITLGILDTPANHGADIVVGTTQPLGVHMNAGGGCSGFLATRDEEAYVVEYPTLLLSATETSREGELGFAFMPEQIGRSSYGEREEGNDYTGTSVFLWTIRNAVYLSLMGPKGFKEVGGLMIERAHYAADKLSAIDGVTIELSSEFFKEFLVNFDDTQQTAEEVNAALRDRGIFGGHVVSDEFPELGDSALYCVTEVHTKEDIDQLTTAMREVIST
- the gcvPB gene encoding aminomethyl-transferring glycine dehydrogenase subunit GcvPB, coding for MSQQKDEPEMGDEETPEWAQLSELKGAREGQRGGLVREYQAQTWDEPLIFNMGREGRRGIVFPESEPEVTDTVGESTSYVPDAVRRESEPELPEVSKPWVLRHYLHLSQETLGFTNLSPWGTCTMKYASKLGEQIESQQLADLHPLQDEETLQGVLEIVYELEQYLKELTGMDRFSFQAASGTQSAFVFTSLLRAYLEDRGEFEQRNEVITTLYTHACSPATANVSGFDVITLQPGDNGYPPTEALKEAVSDRTAALMVVNPNDLGIYNPNMKEWVDIVHDAGGLCFYDQANFNSTMGISRAADIGFDASQYMLHKTFGNPKGGLGPAAGAFGCTEELSEFLPSPVVTYDGETYLLDEDRPKSIGKVREFWGNIPLLVKAYMWIHAMGGDGIIEGSHLSVLGNNYLDTLLEDVPGLSKSVEDLSQHRMEMTRHSWGKLHEDTGVSTIDIRRRLTDFGIDAYWMSHEPWTYPEPFTPEMGEMHSKENIKTYAEAIRRIALEAYSEPEKVKNAPHNQSKRRVDEARINDPDQWALTWRAFKKKFPEWGESN
- a CDS encoding aldo/keto reductase codes for the protein MKHELTKGYSISPVLKGGWQLAESHSDNTSSTPVEDMFEFVDAGITTFDCADIYTGVEELIGEFRDEYRRRRNEAPPVQVHTKYVPDRNALDTVSRDDVEQIIDRSRARLGVDTLDLVQFHWWDYSVDNYVETASILDDLREEGKIRHIGVTNFDTPHLEELMAAGIPIVSNQVQYSLLDRRPADSMVDFCHKYDIELLCYGTLAGGFLTDRYLGMEVPNVPLENRSLTKYKLIIDDSVEWEGFQALLETLSEIAERRGVSIANVANRFVLERERVCSIIVGARDTTHLADIRRTLDFSLTDADYRAIEQAISGADVLSGPVYGLERNSERHARIMKYNLNEND
- a CDS encoding TIGR04076 family protein, with the protein product MTERDDEFTLYDLRVECVEIRGQDVASYEVGDYFEVHGEELVFPEGQSFSLYALSSLLPLLPAKQRKTHDNDWMTTDTIVSGPDPNVGGRFEITRTRERTFSHSDVSGTNRT
- a CDS encoding gamma-glutamyltransferase family protein; translation: MDIGHDLDTFESRRSTVYAPNGVVATSQPLAASAGLAALRNGGNAFDAAISAAAALNVVEPTSTGIGGDAFALYRTADGTVGGIRSCGHAPADATIETVRTRLAVETNTETDSVTMPERGPHTVTVPGTARGWELMVERFGRLSLSTVLEPAIEYAFGGYPVSETIASYWTGAEELFEDANARKAYLFDGQAPKPGEVVRLEALGRTLQTIAEEGADAVYEGEIADAIVDAIQSRGGLLSKSDLASFSPELIDPISTSYGGVDVFQLPPSNQGTIALEALNIASAIDAGDAAYETPDRIHLFAEATKRAFEDGHQYIADPEYEEIPPLNSPSYARQRARSIRPKEATDVSFGIPDSNAEDADTVLVCAADVAGNVVSFINSRFMGFGSGIVAGDTGIALQNRGASFSLDPADPNRLEPGKRPFHTLMPSVVKFARDDWAAFGVVGGYMQPQGQVQILSNLIDYGMDLQPALDAPRWRYRVDGSLGLEARTSAPLQSKLVRWGHDVRVEIPAMFGGAQIARVSDDVLSGASEPRTDGMAIGY